In the genome of Palaemon carinicauda isolate YSFRI2023 chromosome 13, ASM3689809v2, whole genome shotgun sequence, one region contains:
- the LOC137651530 gene encoding KRAB-A domain-containing protein 2-like codes for MSDFKEQFEQKLDNLLQLKNDNVVIPRKEKRAQWIAQLLKIQKERPKTSDDYNMKKRFEILRVGDDGRLIRNRKGLETKFKFMVCSEEVLQAISVAHSAVGHGGEKKTFKEGQKKWANLTMQCCQMFISFCIECQEKKRT; via the coding sequence ATGTCGGACTTTAAAGAGCAGTTTGAGCAGAAGTTGGACAACTTATTACAGTTAAAGAATGACAATGTGGTCATTCCTCGGAAAGAGAAACGTGCACAGTGGATAGCTCAGCTGCTTAAAATTCAAAAGGAAAGGCCTAAAACCAGCGATGactataatatgaaaaaaagattcgaAATTCTTAGAGTTGGTGACGATGGCCGACTTATTCGGAACCGTAAAGGATTGGAAACTAAATTTAAGTTTATGGTGTGCTCTGAGGAAGTTCTTCAGGCCATTTCGGTCGCTCATTCAGCTGTGGGTCATGGCGgtgaaaagaaaactttcaaagAAGGTCAAAAGAAATGGGCTAATTTGACTATGCAGTGCTGCCAGATGTTCATAAGTTTTTGCATTGAGTGTCAAGAGAAGAAAAGAACGTAG